The Mailhella massiliensis DNA segment CGCGCCCGTCCGACGCGCCCGGCGGGGAAAAAAGAAGTCCCCGCTCCGCGGCGTGTCTTGCCTTTTTGGCCTGAACAAGCTAACCTGACCATCAAAATCTGGATCTGACATGAACGACACCTGCCCGACGAACGACCATAACAACGACAGCCCCCTTTCCGCTCAGGAAGATGCCGGCTGTCAGCCTTCCGACGTTCCCCTTACCAGGTTCCGCGCGCGGGCGCGTTTCTGTTTCCAGGGTTCCGCCCCGCATGAGGCGGCCTTTCCGTTTTTCCCCGTTATTGCGCCCGATGAGCGGGCTTTCCCGCGCCGGAGCCGGTTCATCCGGCCCTTGCCTTGCGGCACGGCATATTTTCCGGCCTGAACCTTAGCCAAGGAGTATCGTCTTGGACGGCGAATCCCACAGTACCGTGTGGTCGAAACTCAGTTCTTTCTTTTCCGGCAAAAACTCGGAAGATCATCTGGAACAGGCTATCCGCGAAGCCCGCGAAGACGGCGAGCTGAAGGCGGAAGAAGGTTCCATGCTGCTTTCCATCCTTTCTCTGGACGAGCTGCAGGTGCAGGACATCATGACGCCCCGCACGGACATCGACTGTCTGCCTTCCGGCACGACCATCCTTGAGGCCGCGGGCGCCATTGTGGAAACGGGCCATTCCCGTCTGCCCGTCTACAAGGAAACGCGCGACAACATCATCGGCATCGTGCACGCCAAGGACATGCTGAGTTCCCTCATGCAGGTGGAGCTGCAGAACTCCCCCGTGGACAGCATCATGAGCCAGCCCTTCTTCGTGCCCGAAACCAAGATCGCCAGCGAGCTCCTGCAGGAATTCCGCAGCCGCAAGAATCACCTGGCCATCGTGGTGGACGAATACGGCGGCACCTCCGGCCTCGCCACCATCGAAGACCTGCTGGAAGTCATCGTGGGCGACATCGAAGACGAACACGACGCCCCCAAGGAAGAAGACATCCGGCCTCTGGAGGGCGGCAGATACGAGCTTTCCGGCCGCGCCTATCTGGAAGAACTGGAAGAACTCGGCATACACCTGGAATCCGACGAAGTGGACACCATCGGCGGCTACCTCAGTCTGGACGCGGGACATGTTCCGCAGAAGGATGAGGAGTTCCGCATAGGAGGCTGGCTGTTCACCATAGCCGATGCCGACGCCAAGCAGATACACACCGTGATCGCCACGCGGGAACAGGAAGAATAACCGCCTGTAAGGCCATGGGTTCCGCCCATGGCTTTTTTTATGGGCGAAGCACGGCGGAACATGTTCCGCATGATTCCGTACCCCGCGGAAAAAGCCCTTCCCCGGGAACGTACCCGCCGGGGGCAGGCACGGCAGAGCGCCCCTCCGGCGCGACATGGGGGAGCGGCGCTTGATTATCTCGGGGCAACGTGTAATCATACGCAAGTTTAAACCCACTTTAGGAGCGGAATATGCCTAAGCGTACAGACCTTAAGCGCATTATGGTCATAGGTTCGGGCCCGATCGTCATCGGCCAGGCCTGTGAATTCGACTATTCCGGTACCCAGGCCGTGAAGGCCCTCAAGGAAGAAGGGTACGAAGTCATCCTTGTCAATTCCAACCCGGCTACCATCATGACCGACCCCGGTCTTGCCGACCGGACCTATATCGAACCCATCGAACCTGAAACCGTGGCCGCCATCGTCCGCAAGGAACGGCCCGACGCCATTCTGCCCACGCTGGGCGGCCAGACCGGCCTGAATACCGCTCTTGCTCTGGAAAAGATGGGCGTGCTCGCGGAATGCGGCGTGGAGCTCATCGGCGCCAACGCCAAGGTCATCGAAAAAGCGGAAAGCCGCGAACTGTTCCGCGCCGCCATGGAAAACATCGGCATCAAGGTGCCCCGCAGCGAAATCGCCCGCAGCATGGAAGACGTGCGCCGCATCGCTTCGGAAATGCCCTTCCCGCTCATCATCCGCCCGGCCTTCACGCTGGGCGGCTCCGGCGGCGGCGTGGCCTACAACCAGGAAGACCTGGAAGAAATCGCCGCGGGCGGTCTCGACGCCTCCATTACCAGCGAAGTGCTGGTGGAACAGTCGGTGCTCGGCTGGAAGGAAATCGAAATGGAAGTCATGCGCGACCGCAAGGACAACTGCGTGATCGTGTGCTCCATTGAAAACCTCGATCCCATGGGCGTGCATACCGGCGACTCCATCACCGTGGCCCCCGTGCAGACGCTCACCGACGTGGAGTATCAGAAAATCCGCGACGCCTCCATCGCCATCATGCGCGAAATCGGCGTGGAGACCGGCGGTTCCAACGTGCAGTTCGGTCTGAACCCCGAAAACGGCGAGCTGGTCGTCATTGAGATGAACCCCCGCGTGTCCCGCTCCTCCGCGCTGGCGTCCAAGGCTACCGGCTTCCCCATCGCCAAGATCGCGGCCAAGCTGGCCATCGGCTATACGCTGGACGAGATTCCCAACGACATCACCCGCGAGACCATGGCCAGCTTCGAACCGGCCATCGACTACTGCGTGGTGAAGATTCCCCGCTTCACCTTTGAAAAGTTCGCCGGAGCCAAGGACGAGCTCACCACTTCCATGAAGAGCGTGGGCGAAACCATGGCCATCGGCCGTACCTTCAAGGAAGCGCTGCAGAAGGGCCTGCGCTCTCTGGAAATCGGCGCTCCCGGCCTCGGCAGCAACTTCCGCGGCGCCCTGCCCGCCATGGACGACATCATGGCCAGGCTGCGTACGCCCAACTCCAAGCGCATCTTCGCCCTGCGCCACGCCCTTCTCGCGGGCATGAGCGTGGAGGAAATCCACGCCGTCACCGCCATCGACCCGTGGTTCCTGCGCCAGATCCGCGACATCGTGAACATGGAAGGCGAACTTCGGGACTTTGCGCTCGGCAACTCCATGACGCCGGACAACCCCGAGCTCACCCGCCTTCTGCGCCGCGCCAAGGAGTTCGGCTTCTCCGACAGGCAGCTTGCGGAAATGTGGAAGCGCCCCGAAAGCGACGTGGCCGCCCTGCGCAAGGCCACGGGCACGGAACCGGTGTACTACCTCGTGGATACCTGCGCCGCAGAATTCGAAGCCTACACCCCCTATTTCTATTCCACCTATGAGACCGGCCGAGAACTCGACGTGCACGACCGCAAGAAGGTCATCATTCTCGGCGGCGGCCCCAACCGCATAGGCCAGGGCATCGAGTTCGACTACTGCTGCTGCCACGCCTCCTTCGCCCTGCGCGACGAAGGAGTGGAAGCCATCATGGTCAACTCCAACCCCGAAACCGTGTCCACCGACTACGATACTTCCGACCGCCTGTACTTCGAGCCTCTCACCTTTGAGGACGTGATGCACATCGTGGAAACGGAAAAGCCCGACGGCGTCATCGTGCAGTTCGGCGGTCAGACCCCGCTGAACCTCGCCGTGCCGCTGCAGCGCGCTGGCGTGCCCATTCTCGGCACCAGCCCCGACGCCATCGACCGCGCCGAAGACCGCGAACGCTTCCAGGCCCTCATTCAGAAGCTGCACCTTCTGCAGCCGCAGAACGGCACCTGCATCTCGCTGGACGTGGCCAAGCGCGAAGCCGCCCGCATAGGCTACCCCATCATCGTGCGTCCGAGCTACGTTCTCGGCGGCCGCGCCATGATGGTGTGCTACGGCCCCGACGACCTCGACGACTACTTCCGCACCGTGGTGGGTACGGATACCCCCGAACACCCCATCCTCATCGACCAGTTCCTGGAAAACGCCATTGAAGTGGACGTGGACGCCCTGGCCGACGGCAAGGACGTGTATGTGGCGGGCATCATGGAACACATCGAAGCCGCGGGCATCCATTCCGGCGACTCGGCCTGCTCCCTGCCCCCCTACTCCCTGCCGGACAACATCGTCGAGGAAATCAGCCGCCAGACCATCGCTCTTGCCAAGGAGCTGCGCGTGGTCGGCCTCATGAACATCCAGTTCGCCGTGAAGGACGAAAGAATCTTCATCCTCGAGGTGAACCCCCGCGCCTCCCGTACCGCGCCCTTCGTGTCCAAGGCCACGGGCGTGCCGCTGCCCCGCCTCGCCACGCAGATCATGCTGGGCAAGACGCTTGCGGAACTCGACCCCTGGTCCATGCGCAAGACCGGCTATGTGTGCGTGAAGGAAGCCGTGTTCCCCTTCAAGCGCTTCCCCGGCGTGGATATTCTGCTCGGACCTGAAATGCGCTCCACCGGCGAAGTCATGGGCGTGGCCTGCACCTTCGACGAAGCCTTCCTGAAGAGCCAGCTCGGCTCCGGTCAGACCCTGCCCTCCTACGGCAAGGTGTTCATTTCCGTGAACGACCGCGACAAGGAATTCGTGGTGCCCATCGCCAAATCCTACGCGGACCTCGGCTTCGAGCTGCTCGCCACGCGCGGCACGGCAAAGCTCCTCAAGGACTCCGGGCTGGACGTGCAGCCCGTGCTCAAGGTGCATGAAGGCCGCCCGAACATCGTGGACATGATCAAGAACGGCGAAGTGGCCATGGTCATCAACACCGCTTCCGGCAAGCGCACCACCCACGACTCCCGGGCCATCCGTCAGACCACGCTGCATTACGGCGTGTCCTTTACCACCACGATTTCCGGCGCACGCGCCATTGCCCGCGCCATCCAGCATCAGCAGAACAAGGCCCTCCGCGTGGAGTGCATCCAGGACTACTATGCCGGAGCGATCAAAGGAGAACGCGCATGAAAGCTCTGCTCGCCCTCGAAGACGGCTTCACCCTTGAAGGCGAATCCTTCACCGGTCCCATCGAACTGACCGGCGGCGAAGTCATTTTCAATACGGCCATGGCCGGATACCAGGAACTGCTCACCGATCCCTCCTATGCGGGACAGATGGTGTGCCTCACCTATCCGCTCATCGGCAACTACGGCATCAACCCCGACGACATGGAATCGGAAAAGGTGCACATGTCGGCCCTCATCGTCAAGGAATGCTGCAAGGAGCCTTCCAACTGGCGCGCCACGGAAAGCCTGCCCGACTTCCTCATGCGTCAGGGCGTTCCGGGCATCGAAGGCATCGATACCCGCGCGCTCACGCTGCACCTGCGCAAGAACGGCGCCATGCGCGGCTGCATTTCCACCAGCATTCTCGACCCCGAGGAACTGGTGAAGAAGGCGAACGAACTGCCTTCCATGGAAGGCCAGAACCTCGTCACCCGCGTGGCACCCTCCGCCCCCTACCGCTGGGATGAAGCTGCGGGACGCCCCGCGCCCGTGACGCTGAACGCCGACGGCTCCTACAACTGGCCCGGCGGCAAGGCGCTCAACATCGTGGTGTACGACTTCGGCATCAAGTGGAACATCCTGCGCCTTCTTTCCGCTCAGGACATGGAACTTCTGGTGGTTCCGCCCTCCTTCACCTGCGAACAGGTGAAGGCCGCAAACCCCGACGGCGTTTTCCTTTCCAACGGCCCCGGCGACCCCGCCACCCTGAAGCCCGAAATTGCGGAAATCGCCAGGATGGCGGAAATCTTCCCCATCGGCGCCATCTGCCTCGGGCATCAGCTGCTCGGTCACGCTCTCGGCGGCACCACCACCAAACTGAAGTTCGGCCATCACGGCGTGAACCATCCGGTCAAGAACCTCCTGACCGGCCGCATCGAAATCTCTTCCCAGAACCACGGCTTCTGCGTGATTCCGCCCGAAGGCGTGGAAAAGGTGTATGTGAACCTCAACGACGGCACGCTGGAAGGCTTCCGCCATCCTGAAAAGCCCATCATGACGGTGCAGCATCACCCCGAAGCGGCCGCCGGTCCCACCGACAGCCGTACCTTCTTCACCGACTTCAAGGCCATGGTGCTGAAGGCCAAGGCCGGGAAGTAGGTTCTCCGGCAGAAAAACCATGATGCAGACGGGCGAGGCGCGACGCGCTTCGCCCGTTTTCCTTTTCCGCGCCGCCCGGATGAGGCATGATGCGGACACGTTGGCTTAAAAGAAAAAAAGCCTTACGCTTCGGCCTGAAACGGACTTCCCGTCAGGAATGCCGCGCAAACCGGCAAGGACGCTCCGGCCTTTCCGCCGGGAGTGTGCCTGAGCTTCGCCCTTCCCTCAGGGGCGAACCGAAAGGACGGACGCCCTCCCCGCAGGCACGGCAAAACGGCAACACCGCCCTTCTCCCAAAAGGGCGCGTCATATCGAGGATACCATGAACAGCGAAACCTTTGCCCTGAGAAGGGAAAACCTGCGCCGCCTCATGCATGAGGAAGGACTGGACGCACTTCTGGTCAGTCAGAGCGCCAACCGCTATTACCTTTCCGGCTTTGAGCTGCACGACTGCCAGTGCAACGAAAGTTCCGGCTGCCTCATCATCATGAAGGACGGCAAAGACTGGCTGTGCACCGATTCCCGCTATGAGGAAGCCGCCGCCAAGCTGTGGGACAGGGAACGGGTGTCCATCTACCGCACCTCTTCTTCCGAAGAACTCAACGGACTGTTCAAAAAGCTCTGCGGCGCCTCCGGCGTCATCGGCGTGGAGGAGGAACACCTTTCCCGCGCCTATGCGCGGCGGCTTGAACCCGGCCTCACGCTCAAGGGAGCGGACGGGCTGGTGGAAAAACTCCGCGAAATCAAGGACGAGGAGGAAATCCGCCTCATCGACGCCTCGGTCAAACTCAATCACCGTATGCTGGAATGGCTTCCCTCTCTGCTTGTTCCCGGCCAGGACGAAGCTTCCGCAGCCTGGGGCATAGAAAAATTCTACCGCGAGCACGGCGCTTCGGAACTCAGCTTTCCTTCCATCGTGGCCATGAACGCCAACGCCGCCCTGCCCCACTACGCCCCGGACACACCCGCCGTGTTCACGGAAAACTGCATGGTGCTGGTGGACGAGGGCTGCCGCCTGAACGGCTACTGCTCCGACCAGACGCGCACCTTCTGGATAGGCGACAGGCCCGAACCGCGCTTTACGGAAATGCTTGAGCGCGTGCAGGAGGCGCAGCGCCGCGCCATAGCCGCCCTCAGGCCCGGCATCACGGGCAGGGAAGTGCACAAGATTGCCGTGGACTACTTCGCCTCCTGCGGCATGGAACGGTACTTCACCCATTCGCTGGGACACGGCGTAGGGCTGGAAACCCATGAAGGCCCGCGCCTCAGCATATCCAACACCCGCCCCCTGCAGCCCGGCATGATCGTGACCATAGAACCGGGCCTGTACTTCCCCGGCTGGGGCGGCGCACGCTGGGAATACATGGCCGTCATCACCGAAGACGGCTGCCGCGTGTTCTGAGAAGAAAACACTCAAAAACGCCGGCCCCTGCCGCGCAAACGCGTGCGGCGCAGGGGGCCGGCGTTCTGTTACAAAACGTCACACTTCAAAAGTTGAAAAGCGGCGGGGAATGACTATAGTTAAAAGGCACAAGATTATCTGAGGCCGCAGCCCTGCATGGGAAGCGCGGCCCCGCCCTCAACCCCTTTTCAGGAGACACGCATGATACACCCCGAAAAGCGACACTTCATCATTGTGGCCAAAACGCTGGGCATTCAGGTGCTGCTTTTTGTCGGCATATTGTTCACGGTATGGGGTTCCCAGAAACTCTATACCCTCATAGACCCCGTGAAATTTCCGGTCTATCAGGTGAACACCGAAGAGCAGATGACGGAACAGGCCAAGGGCGCGGCCCTTCTTTCCGCCCTGACCAACCGCATGGATGCGGAACTGAACTCCACCTTCGGCTGGACGGCCAACGACATTCTGTTCAACCGCTGGATCATGGACAACCGCGCCTACCGGCAGTTCGGCACCTATGTGGCCACGAAAATGCTCTTCGACCATTATTCCACCGTCATCGCCAAGCTGGGCAGCAACGACAGAGAAAACGACCTTCTCTACAACGCGCGACTCAATCACTTCGCCATCAGCCCCCAGCGCTGGGGTATGCTTTTCATTCCCTCGGCGGAAGGTTCCTTCAAGAAGGCACTTTCCATGACGGAGCAGTACAAGAAGGATCTTCTGGCGGGCAAGGCCGTGTACAACTGCCGTACCGACGACATCTATTCCGCCTTCAATCTCATTCTCGGCGAAACCGTGTTCGGCTACGCCCTCGGACTGCTCAACGACAGCCAGGACCTGCCCTTCTACACG contains these protein-coding regions:
- a CDS encoding hemolysin family protein; the protein is MDGESHSTVWSKLSSFFSGKNSEDHLEQAIREAREDGELKAEEGSMLLSILSLDELQVQDIMTPRTDIDCLPSGTTILEAAGAIVETGHSRLPVYKETRDNIIGIVHAKDMLSSLMQVELQNSPVDSIMSQPFFVPETKIASELLQEFRSRKNHLAIVVDEYGGTSGLATIEDLLEVIVGDIEDEHDAPKEEDIRPLEGGRYELSGRAYLEELEELGIHLESDEVDTIGGYLSLDAGHVPQKDEEFRIGGWLFTIADADAKQIHTVIATREQEE
- a CDS encoding DUF2333 family protein; this translates as MIHPEKRHFIIVAKTLGIQVLLFVGILFTVWGSQKLYTLIDPVKFPVYQVNTEEQMTEQAKGAALLSALTNRMDAELNSTFGWTANDILFNRWIMDNRAYRQFGTYVATKMLFDHYSTVIAKLGSNDRENDLLYNARLNHFAISPQRWGMLFIPSAEGSFKKALSMTEQYKKDLLAGKAVYNCRTDDIYSAFNLILGETVFGYALGLLNDSQDLPFYTLDNRIYEAQGVILVVRDYLKAMYELYPEIGNKNNEQNMAEAMRYMDLICNYDPMYITSSFNSGELIISYLLFARNRLTDIRDSLRI
- a CDS encoding M24 family metallopeptidase; amino-acid sequence: MNSETFALRRENLRRLMHEEGLDALLVSQSANRYYLSGFELHDCQCNESSGCLIIMKDGKDWLCTDSRYEEAAAKLWDRERVSIYRTSSSEELNGLFKKLCGASGVIGVEEEHLSRAYARRLEPGLTLKGADGLVEKLREIKDEEEIRLIDASVKLNHRMLEWLPSLLVPGQDEASAAWGIEKFYREHGASELSFPSIVAMNANAALPHYAPDTPAVFTENCMVLVDEGCRLNGYCSDQTRTFWIGDRPEPRFTEMLERVQEAQRRAIAALRPGITGREVHKIAVDYFASCGMERYFTHSLGHGVGLETHEGPRLSISNTRPLQPGMIVTIEPGLYFPGWGGARWEYMAVITEDGCRVF
- the carB gene encoding carbamoyl-phosphate synthase large subunit → MPKRTDLKRIMVIGSGPIVIGQACEFDYSGTQAVKALKEEGYEVILVNSNPATIMTDPGLADRTYIEPIEPETVAAIVRKERPDAILPTLGGQTGLNTALALEKMGVLAECGVELIGANAKVIEKAESRELFRAAMENIGIKVPRSEIARSMEDVRRIASEMPFPLIIRPAFTLGGSGGGVAYNQEDLEEIAAGGLDASITSEVLVEQSVLGWKEIEMEVMRDRKDNCVIVCSIENLDPMGVHTGDSITVAPVQTLTDVEYQKIRDASIAIMREIGVETGGSNVQFGLNPENGELVVIEMNPRVSRSSALASKATGFPIAKIAAKLAIGYTLDEIPNDITRETMASFEPAIDYCVVKIPRFTFEKFAGAKDELTTSMKSVGETMAIGRTFKEALQKGLRSLEIGAPGLGSNFRGALPAMDDIMARLRTPNSKRIFALRHALLAGMSVEEIHAVTAIDPWFLRQIRDIVNMEGELRDFALGNSMTPDNPELTRLLRRAKEFGFSDRQLAEMWKRPESDVAALRKATGTEPVYYLVDTCAAEFEAYTPYFYSTYETGRELDVHDRKKVIILGGGPNRIGQGIEFDYCCCHASFALRDEGVEAIMVNSNPETVSTDYDTSDRLYFEPLTFEDVMHIVETEKPDGVIVQFGGQTPLNLAVPLQRAGVPILGTSPDAIDRAEDRERFQALIQKLHLLQPQNGTCISLDVAKREAARIGYPIIVRPSYVLGGRAMMVCYGPDDLDDYFRTVVGTDTPEHPILIDQFLENAIEVDVDALADGKDVYVAGIMEHIEAAGIHSGDSACSLPPYSLPDNIVEEISRQTIALAKELRVVGLMNIQFAVKDERIFILEVNPRASRTAPFVSKATGVPLPRLATQIMLGKTLAELDPWSMRKTGYVCVKEAVFPFKRFPGVDILLGPEMRSTGEVMGVACTFDEAFLKSQLGSGQTLPSYGKVFISVNDRDKEFVVPIAKSYADLGFELLATRGTAKLLKDSGLDVQPVLKVHEGRPNIVDMIKNGEVAMVINTASGKRTTHDSRAIRQTTLHYGVSFTTTISGARAIARAIQHQQNKALRVECIQDYYAGAIKGERA
- the carA gene encoding glutamine-hydrolyzing carbamoyl-phosphate synthase small subunit, whose protein sequence is MKALLALEDGFTLEGESFTGPIELTGGEVIFNTAMAGYQELLTDPSYAGQMVCLTYPLIGNYGINPDDMESEKVHMSALIVKECCKEPSNWRATESLPDFLMRQGVPGIEGIDTRALTLHLRKNGAMRGCISTSILDPEELVKKANELPSMEGQNLVTRVAPSAPYRWDEAAGRPAPVTLNADGSYNWPGGKALNIVVYDFGIKWNILRLLSAQDMELLVVPPSFTCEQVKAANPDGVFLSNGPGDPATLKPEIAEIARMAEIFPIGAICLGHQLLGHALGGTTTKLKFGHHGVNHPVKNLLTGRIEISSQNHGFCVIPPEGVEKVYVNLNDGTLEGFRHPEKPIMTVQHHPEAAAGPTDSRTFFTDFKAMVLKAKAGK